One Fusobacterium russii ATCC 25533 genomic region harbors:
- a CDS encoding uracil-DNA glycosylase: MSKITNDWKEILEKEFKREYFLKLKEFLEEEYKNYKIYPPKKDILNAFMLTSYSDTKVVILGQDPYHQYGQAHGLAFSVNYGIKTPPSLVNMYKELQNDLGLYIPDNGYLEKWAKQGVLLLNTTLTVRDSQANSHSTIGWQIFTDNVIKALSDRKEPVIFILWGNNAKSKEKIIDTEKHYVLKGVHPSPLSANRGFFGCKHFSEANKILKNLGLREIDWQIENKN; encoded by the coding sequence GGAAAGAAATTTTAGAAAAGGAATTTAAAAGAGAGTATTTTTTAAAATTAAAAGAATTTTTAGAAGAAGAATATAAGAATTATAAAATTTATCCTCCTAAAAAAGATATTTTAAATGCATTTATGCTGACTTCTTATTCAGATACTAAAGTAGTTATTTTAGGTCAAGATCCGTATCATCAATATGGACAAGCACATGGACTTGCATTTTCAGTTAATTATGGGATAAAAACCCCACCTTCACTTGTAAATATGTATAAAGAATTACAAAATGATTTAGGCTTGTATATTCCAGACAATGGATATCTTGAAAAATGGGCAAAGCAAGGGGTTCTTCTTTTAAATACTACTTTAACAGTTAGAGATAGTCAGGCTAATTCCCATTCAACTATTGGTTGGCAAATATTCACTGATAATGTTATAAAAGCACTTAGTGATAGAAAAGAACCTGTAATTTTTATTTTATGGGGAAATAATGCCAAATCTAAAGAAAAAATTATTGATACTGAAAAACATTATGTTTTAAAGGGAGTACATCCAAGTCCGCTTTCAGCAAATAGAGGCTTTTTTGGATGTAAGCATTTTAGTGAGGCAAATAAAATATTAAAAAATTTAGGGCTTAGAGAAATTGATTGGCAAATTGAAAATAAGAATTAG